One uncultured Pseudodesulfovibrio sp. genomic window carries:
- a CDS encoding TRAP transporter substrate-binding protein, producing MKFQLKSFSRLLLGFAAFAMIAGFCVNAQAATYVAKIGHLESAQQSRNTLLVKVAQLVKERTNGDVEFQIYPQGQLGGQRQMNEGVQLGTIEGTIAPAAFLGGFNPMVSILDVPYLYPDDDARSQQLRESKFGQMLLDSFSNKGVAAIAIWPNGRKCFSSNKDINTPDDFKGQKFRVMDSKILIEQFKALGASAIALPFSELYTALQTGVVDGEENPLDTIQRMKYFEVQKNFVISYHGLMEDFVLFNEMWWSSLPENYRTIIRDAFLEVIPELVDHKAKAVAAALEDIKSHGVNVRTLSSEEKAQFRAKMFKPSMDVFLSMTGDEGKKLFDVYTEEYDKIMK from the coding sequence ATGAAATTTCAGTTAAAATCGTTTTCCCGATTGTTGTTAGGTTTTGCGGCGTTCGCCATGATCGCCGGTTTCTGCGTGAACGCCCAGGCAGCGACCTATGTGGCCAAAATCGGCCACCTCGAGTCCGCCCAGCAGTCCCGCAACACCCTTCTGGTGAAGGTGGCCCAGCTGGTCAAGGAACGCACCAACGGCGACGTTGAGTTCCAGATCTACCCCCAGGGCCAACTCGGCGGCCAGCGTCAGATGAACGAAGGCGTCCAGCTCGGCACCATCGAGGGTACCATCGCTCCGGCTGCGTTCCTGGGCGGCTTCAACCCCATGGTTTCCATTCTGGATGTGCCCTACCTGTACCCGGACGACGACGCCCGCTCCCAGCAGCTGCGTGAAAGCAAGTTCGGCCAGATGCTGCTCGACAGCTTCTCCAACAAGGGTGTGGCCGCCATCGCCATCTGGCCCAACGGCCGCAAGTGCTTTTCCTCCAACAAGGACATCAACACCCCTGACGACTTCAAGGGCCAGAAGTTTCGGGTCATGGACTCCAAGATCCTGATCGAGCAGTTCAAGGCCCTGGGCGCCTCTGCCATCGCCCTGCCGTTCAGCGAGCTGTACACCGCCCTGCAGACCGGCGTCGTGGACGGCGAGGAGAACCCTCTCGATACCATCCAGCGCATGAAGTACTTCGAGGTCCAGAAGAACTTCGTCATCTCCTACCACGGTCTGATGGAAGACTTCGTGCTCTTCAACGAGATGTGGTGGAGCAGCCTGCCTGAGAACTACCGGACCATCATCCGCGACGCCTTCCTGGAAGTCATTCCCGAGCTGGTTGACCACAAGGCCAAGGCCGTGGCCGCAGCCCTGGAGGACATCAAGTCCCACGGCGTGAACGTCCGCACCCTCTCCTCCGAGGAGAAGGCCCAGTTCCGCGCCAAGATGTTCAAGCCTTCCATGGATGTCTTCCTGTCCATGACGGGCGACGAGGGCAAGAAGCTCTTCGATGTCTACACCGAAGAGTACGACAAGATCATGAAGTAA
- a CDS encoding dihydroorotate dehydrogenase, which produces MKLGVNIAGVELKNPIMTASGTFGSGKDFVDYVDLNRIGCVVVKGVANTPWAGNQPPRIAEAYGGILNAVGLQNPGVEAFCQDDIPFLRGFDTKIAVNIAGRTIDEYVEVAERLACADVDLLELNISCPNVKEGGVAFGVAPAMAETVTRAVKAVAVQPLIVKLSPNVTDISAIARAVEKGGADAVSLINTLLGSRIDVHRRKFVLSTKQGGLSGPAVKPVAVRMVYQVAQAVDLPVIGMGGIMTGEDAVEFLLAGANAVAIGTANLLKPTATMDILDELIEFMEETGVDDVNELVGAVE; this is translated from the coding sequence ATGAAGCTGGGCGTGAACATTGCCGGTGTGGAACTGAAAAACCCCATCATGACCGCCTCCGGAACTTTCGGGTCCGGCAAGGACTTCGTGGACTACGTGGACTTGAACCGGATCGGCTGCGTCGTGGTCAAGGGCGTAGCCAACACCCCCTGGGCCGGGAACCAGCCGCCCCGCATAGCCGAGGCATACGGTGGCATCCTCAACGCGGTCGGACTGCAAAACCCCGGCGTGGAAGCCTTTTGCCAGGACGACATCCCCTTCCTGCGCGGATTCGACACCAAGATCGCGGTGAACATCGCGGGCCGGACCATCGACGAGTACGTCGAGGTGGCCGAGCGATTGGCCTGCGCCGACGTGGACTTGTTGGAGCTGAACATTTCCTGCCCGAACGTCAAGGAAGGCGGCGTGGCGTTCGGCGTGGCCCCGGCCATGGCCGAAACCGTGACCCGTGCGGTCAAAGCCGTGGCCGTGCAGCCCCTGATCGTCAAACTGAGCCCGAACGTCACCGACATCTCGGCCATCGCCCGCGCCGTGGAGAAAGGCGGGGCCGACGCGGTCTCGCTGATCAACACGCTTCTCGGTTCGCGCATCGACGTCCACCGCCGCAAATTCGTGCTGTCCACCAAGCAGGGCGGCCTGTCCGGTCCGGCCGTGAAACCCGTGGCCGTCCGCATGGTCTATCAGGTGGCCCAGGCCGTGGACCTGCCCGTCATCGGCATGGGCGGCATCATGACCGGCGAGGATGCCGTCGAATTCCTCCTGGCCGGGGCCAACGCCGTGGCCATCGGCACGGCCAACCTTCTGAAACCCACTGCGACTATGGACATTCTCGACGAGCTTATCGAGTTCATGGAGGAAACGGGAGTCGATGACGTCAACGAACTCGTCGGCGCGGTGGAATAA
- a CDS encoding dihydroorotate dehydrogenase electron transfer subunit, which produces MFQESKTGRTHCTILSNEPLATGVWELVFEAPAMAESARPGQFVSVYCRHQGQLLPRPISLCEIDKENGRLHLVYACRGKGTREFADYRPGEHIEVMGPLGNGFPLDKAGDTNLIIGGGVGTPPLLELCKRLPGRNVIVVSFRSDPYLLSRLEQYGEVLVATRDGSVGVRGNAMKIVEERGLEGTIFACGPTPMLHAVQTYAADKGLPAYLSLEARMGCGFGCCVGCVIKVRDTSEAGFSYNKVCKDGPVFAAEEVVFS; this is translated from the coding sequence ATGTTCCAGGAAAGCAAAACGGGTCGGACCCACTGCACCATCCTCTCCAACGAGCCGCTCGCCACGGGCGTATGGGAACTCGTCTTCGAGGCCCCGGCCATGGCCGAATCCGCCCGTCCCGGCCAGTTCGTCAGCGTCTATTGCCGCCATCAGGGGCAACTCCTTCCCCGCCCCATTTCCTTGTGTGAAATAGACAAGGAAAACGGACGGCTGCACCTTGTCTACGCCTGTCGAGGCAAGGGCACCCGCGAGTTTGCGGACTACCGCCCCGGCGAGCATATCGAGGTCATGGGTCCTCTGGGCAACGGCTTCCCTCTGGACAAGGCGGGCGACACGAACCTGATCATCGGCGGCGGCGTGGGAACGCCTCCCCTGCTCGAACTGTGCAAGCGGCTCCCCGGCCGCAATGTCATTGTTGTCAGCTTCCGAAGTGATCCGTACCTCCTCTCCCGGTTGGAGCAATACGGCGAGGTCCTGGTCGCCACCCGCGACGGCTCCGTGGGCGTGCGCGGCAACGCCATGAAGATCGTCGAGGAACGCGGGCTTGAGGGAACCATCTTCGCCTGCGGCCCGACCCCCATGCTGCATGCGGTGCAGACCTATGCCGCCGACAAGGGCCTCCCCGCCTACCTTTCTCTGGAAGCCCGAATGGGCTGCGGATTCGGCTGCTGCGTGGGTTGCGTCATCAAGGTCCGGGACACGAGCGAGGCCGGATTTTCCTATAACAAGGTGTGCAAGGACGGTCCCGTCTTCGCCGCCGAAGAGGTGGTATTCTCATGA
- a CDS encoding molybdopterin-dependent oxidoreductase, whose protein sequence is MANTTITRSSCRGCHGVCQLLVHQDETGRIVKITGDPDSPTSKGYICPKGARAADTLYHPDRITRPMLREKGRGEGAWRAIEWDEALDLMESHFKRIIDEHGPEYIAIAQGTGRPYTEFTPRFCNALGSPNHVSPAHNCYVPRNICAGMTMGWFPQPDIYGRSGTMPRCIMVFGSNIMESGGEGGYCGKMVTKALENADRTIIIDPRRIKACEGSDYHLALRPGSECALMLALIHAVIVNDAYDKEFVENYCSGFDKLQAHIQPFTPQWAQEITGVSASLIEEAALTFARTGPSALIWGNGIDESVSAFQTARAVFLLLALCGSIDVPGGMVRWVPPANLRPKSHMVDHSVQGAQFLSPEQQNKCISPFPLCPGAHPPTFWQACVDGKPYKPKAIWLIGTNPIMTHTRGDVVQSALRDHMEFVVTSDFFMTPTAAVSDLVLPAAHWLEQEDVVYFHKIWCVLSRKKLAQVGEARDDRAVMLDMAHRLGLDEAFPWKDWDDYLKWILEPSGMTFDEFAEKDILFGDMEYRKYEKEGFKTPSGKFELYSNVMEHMGLDPMPVYTEPPLSPVSTPELLDDYPFILMTGCKIKGFFHTEGRNIPALRKLHPDPMVDMHPEDARALGLEAGQMVEVSTPYGRQQFKLHPDDRLQRGVVHAEHAWWFPEREEPDFGCFTSNANMLFGNEHFDPISGAQPLKCLLCAVHPLSE, encoded by the coding sequence ATGGCAAATACAACCATTACCCGATCTTCATGCAGGGGTTGCCACGGCGTCTGCCAGCTCCTCGTCCACCAGGACGAGACCGGCAGGATCGTCAAGATCACCGGCGATCCGGACAGTCCGACCAGCAAGGGGTACATCTGCCCCAAGGGTGCGCGGGCGGCCGACACCCTGTACCACCCGGACCGGATCACCCGGCCGATGCTGCGTGAAAAGGGGCGTGGCGAAGGGGCGTGGCGTGCCATTGAATGGGACGAGGCCCTGGATCTGATGGAGAGCCATTTCAAGCGGATCATCGACGAACATGGTCCCGAATACATCGCCATCGCGCAGGGAACCGGGCGACCCTATACGGAGTTCACGCCGCGGTTCTGCAACGCGCTCGGTTCCCCGAACCATGTCTCGCCCGCGCACAACTGCTACGTGCCTCGCAACATCTGCGCCGGGATGACCATGGGCTGGTTCCCCCAGCCGGACATCTATGGCCGCTCCGGGACCATGCCGCGCTGTATCATGGTCTTCGGCAGCAACATCATGGAGTCGGGCGGCGAGGGCGGCTATTGCGGCAAGATGGTCACCAAGGCCCTGGAGAATGCGGACAGGACCATCATCATCGATCCCCGGCGCATCAAGGCCTGCGAAGGCAGCGACTACCACCTGGCCCTGCGGCCCGGGTCGGAATGTGCGCTGATGCTCGCCTTGATCCACGCGGTCATCGTCAATGACGCCTACGACAAGGAATTTGTGGAGAACTACTGCTCCGGCTTCGACAAACTGCAGGCCCACATTCAGCCCTTCACGCCCCAGTGGGCGCAGGAGATCACCGGCGTGTCCGCGTCGCTGATCGAGGAGGCGGCCCTGACCTTTGCCCGCACCGGCCCTTCGGCGCTGATCTGGGGCAACGGCATCGACGAGAGCGTGTCCGCGTTCCAGACCGCGCGCGCCGTATTCCTTCTGCTCGCATTGTGCGGCAGCATCGACGTGCCCGGCGGCATGGTCCGCTGGGTGCCGCCCGCGAACCTGCGGCCCAAGTCGCACATGGTGGACCACTCGGTTCAGGGTGCGCAGTTCCTCTCGCCCGAGCAGCAGAATAAGTGCATCAGCCCGTTCCCGCTCTGTCCGGGGGCGCATCCGCCGACCTTCTGGCAGGCTTGTGTGGACGGCAAACCTTACAAGCCCAAGGCCATCTGGCTGATCGGCACCAACCCGATCATGACCCACACCCGTGGCGACGTGGTCCAGAGCGCCCTGCGCGACCACATGGAATTCGTGGTCACCTCCGATTTCTTCATGACCCCCACGGCCGCCGTGTCCGATCTGGTCCTTCCTGCCGCCCACTGGCTGGAACAGGAGGACGTGGTCTATTTTCACAAGATATGGTGCGTGCTGTCCCGCAAGAAGCTGGCCCAGGTCGGCGAGGCGCGCGATGATCGGGCGGTGATGCTCGACATGGCCCACCGCCTTGGCCTGGACGAGGCCTTCCCCTGGAAGGATTGGGACGACTATCTGAAATGGATTCTGGAGCCGTCGGGCATGACCTTCGACGAGTTCGCCGAAAAGGACATCCTGTTCGGCGACATGGAATACCGGAAGTACGAGAAGGAAGGGTTCAAGACCCCGAGCGGCAAGTTCGAACTCTATTCCAACGTGATGGAGCACATGGGGCTGGACCCCATGCCCGTGTACACGGAGCCGCCGCTGTCTCCTGTCTCCACCCCGGAGTTGCTGGACGACTATCCCTTCATCCTCATGACCGGCTGCAAGATCAAGGGCTTCTTCCACACCGAAGGACGCAACATCCCAGCCCTGCGCAAGCTCCATCCCGATCCGATGGTGGACATGCACCCCGAGGACGCCAGAGCGCTCGGCCTTGAGGCCGGGCAAATGGTCGAGGTGTCCACCCCGTACGGCAGGCAGCAGTTCAAGCTGCATCCCGACGATCGGCTGCAACGGGGCGTTGTTCACGCCGAGCACGCCTGGTGGTTCCCCGAGCGGGAAGAGCCCGACTTCGGTTGCTTCACCAGCAACGCGAACATGCTCTTCGGCAACGAGCACTTTGATCCCATCTCCGGTGCGCAGCCTTTGAAGTGTCTGCTGTGTGCGGTCCATCCGCTCTCGGAGTGA
- a CDS encoding TRAP transporter small permease, producing MVILFFLNVVAREVGGDMASSLSWVEEAVRLMNLFLVFGALGIALERGMHVGIDTFRDRLPAGVRKLLLKVIDLSGLIFCVYLVWQAYVLVQFVLRTGQTSPTLGIRMGWIYLAPVAGFALLGLRYLLSLTGFIDRFQPNDSSEEEAA from the coding sequence ATGGTCATCCTGTTCTTCCTGAACGTGGTGGCCAGGGAAGTGGGCGGCGACATGGCGAGCAGCCTGTCCTGGGTCGAAGAAGCGGTCCGCCTCATGAATCTTTTCCTGGTCTTCGGCGCGCTGGGCATCGCCTTGGAGCGAGGCATGCACGTCGGGATCGACACGTTCAGGGACCGGCTTCCGGCGGGAGTGCGCAAGCTGCTGCTCAAGGTCATCGACCTGTCCGGGCTGATCTTTTGCGTCTATCTCGTCTGGCAGGCCTATGTTCTGGTGCAGTTCGTCCTGCGCACGGGCCAGACCAGCCCCACCCTGGGCATCCGCATGGGGTGGATCTACCTGGCCCCTGTCGCCGGTTTCGCCCTGCTGGGCCTGCGCTATCTTCTGAGCCTCACAGGCTTCATCGACCGGTTCCAACCGAATGATTCGTCCGAGGAGGAGGCCGCCTAA
- the pyrC gene encoding dihydroorotase, whose translation MMSVNELTIRRPDDWHAHLRDGSMLRAVAEWTARDFGRAIVMPNVVPPATTVSDAADYRQRVLDALPEGCDFEPLMTLYLTESTTPEEIDRAASSGFVKAVKLFPAGATTNSDNGVRDIDRVMPVLERMAETGMVLSVHGEVTDQDVDIFDREAVFVDQVLDPLRRRLPELRIVLEHVTSAHGVEYVLSADRNLAATITPHHLVLTRSHILSGGIHPHYYCLPVAKGPEDRKAIRCAAVSGDARFFFGSDSAPHPDAAKMRAAGSAGIFNAPTALACVAAVFEEEGSLDTLETFVAMSGPAFYNLQANSSRITLCRREHPVAIPERIMTEDGPVTIFDPGFALYWQVEGRDGQDNTTF comes from the coding sequence ATGATGTCTGTGAACGAACTGACCATCCGCCGACCCGACGACTGGCACGCGCACCTGCGCGACGGTTCGATGCTGCGCGCCGTTGCCGAGTGGACAGCCCGCGACTTCGGACGGGCCATCGTCATGCCCAACGTGGTCCCGCCGGCGACCACCGTGTCCGATGCGGCCGACTACAGGCAGCGGGTGCTGGACGCCCTTCCGGAAGGCTGTGATTTCGAGCCGCTGATGACCCTGTATCTTACCGAATCGACAACACCGGAAGAGATCGACCGGGCCGCGTCCTCCGGTTTCGTCAAGGCCGTGAAGCTCTTCCCGGCCGGAGCCACAACCAACTCCGACAACGGCGTCCGGGACATAGACCGGGTCATGCCGGTATTGGAACGCATGGCCGAAACCGGGATGGTTCTGTCCGTACACGGCGAGGTAACCGACCAGGACGTGGACATCTTCGATCGCGAGGCGGTCTTCGTGGACCAGGTTCTGGACCCGCTCCGCCGCCGGTTGCCGGAACTGCGCATTGTCCTGGAACACGTCACCTCGGCCCACGGCGTCGAGTACGTCCTCTCGGCCGACCGCAATCTGGCCGCAACCATCACTCCGCACCACCTGGTCCTTACCCGCAGCCACATTCTTTCGGGCGGCATCCATCCCCATTACTACTGCCTGCCGGTTGCCAAAGGGCCGGAAGACCGCAAGGCAATCCGCTGTGCGGCGGTTTCCGGTGATGCGCGCTTCTTCTTCGGCTCGGACTCCGCGCCGCACCCCGACGCAGCCAAAATGCGGGCGGCAGGCAGCGCAGGAATTTTCAACGCTCCCACGGCCCTGGCCTGTGTGGCTGCCGTCTTCGAGGAGGAAGGCAGCCTCGACACGCTCGAGACGTTTGTTGCAATGAGCGGCCCGGCCTTTTATAACCTGCAAGCGAATTCGTCCCGGATCACGCTTTGCAGGCGTGAACATCCGGTCGCCATTCCGGAAAGGATCATGACCGAGGATGGCCCGGTGACCATATTCGATCCAGGTTTTGCCCTGTACTGGCAGGTCGAAGGCCGCGACGGACAGGACAATACAACATTTTAA
- a CDS encoding Zn-dependent hydrolase: MVAMNESARSGETTRLPRTAPELDAEAFARDLFEEVARLSPADVGVSRPAYSDTETRVLEFLRERAEEWGIAVRPDRGGNYHFALPEDMDAERFILVGSHVDSVHQGGNYDGLAGVIAGLLCLARAAVSGKRFAHPVRCVAMRAEESHWFGPCYIGSKGLTGQLTASELSAVHRGDNRTLESHMRDLDIDVDAIKAGRPLMDMASVLEYIELHIEQGPMLVEKRLPVAVVSGIRGNFRHRKITCLGEAGHSGAVPRAYRHDPVFALADLLSRLDDSWLTILQKGDDLVLTSGVVSTDQRTNSLSRIPDKVTFSFDCRSQSREVLEGMRELLMEEMQQVERARKVKFLLDDELSTAPALMSENVIQGLKTAMNRTGLEPFVMPSGGGHDAAIFANAGVPSGMIFVRNRHGSHNPEEALDIADFLLGAEVLYNHLREEQ, translated from the coding sequence ATGGTAGCGATGAACGAATCCGCCCGCAGCGGAGAGACCACCCGTCTCCCCCGTACGGCGCCCGAACTGGACGCCGAGGCCTTTGCGCGCGACCTCTTCGAGGAGGTGGCCCGCCTGAGCCCTGCCGACGTGGGCGTCAGCCGCCCCGCCTATTCGGACACGGAGACGCGCGTTCTGGAGTTCCTGCGGGAACGGGCCGAAGAATGGGGGATCGCGGTCAGGCCGGACCGTGGCGGCAACTACCATTTCGCACTCCCCGAAGACATGGACGCGGAGCGCTTCATTCTGGTCGGCTCCCACGTCGATTCCGTCCACCAGGGCGGCAACTACGACGGCCTGGCCGGAGTGATCGCCGGGCTGCTCTGCCTGGCCCGTGCCGCCGTGTCCGGAAAGCGTTTTGCGCACCCGGTCCGTTGCGTGGCCATGCGGGCCGAGGAAAGCCACTGGTTCGGCCCCTGCTACATCGGCTCCAAGGGGCTGACCGGCCAGTTGACGGCATCCGAGCTGTCCGCCGTACACCGTGGCGACAACAGGACCCTGGAAAGCCACATGCGCGACCTCGACATCGACGTCGACGCCATCAAGGCGGGACGTCCGCTCATGGATATGGCGTCCGTGCTTGAGTACATCGAACTGCACATCGAACAGGGGCCCATGCTGGTCGAGAAACGCCTGCCTGTGGCAGTGGTCTCGGGCATTCGCGGCAACTTCCGCCATCGCAAGATCACCTGCCTCGGCGAGGCGGGACACTCCGGGGCCGTCCCCCGGGCCTACCGCCACGATCCGGTGTTCGCACTGGCCGACCTCCTCTCCCGACTGGACGACAGCTGGCTGACCATCCTCCAGAAAGGCGACGATCTGGTCCTGACCTCGGGCGTGGTCTCCACGGACCAGCGAACCAATTCCCTGTCCCGCATCCCTGACAAGGTGACCTTCAGCTTCGACTGCCGCAGCCAGAGTCGTGAAGTCCTGGAAGGCATGCGCGAGCTGCTCATGGAGGAAATGCAGCAGGTCGAGCGTGCCCGGAAGGTCAAGTTCCTCCTGGACGACGAGCTTTCCACCGCCCCGGCCCTGATGTCCGAAAACGTCATCCAGGGGCTCAAAACGGCCATGAACCGGACCGGCCTCGAGCCCTTCGTGATGCCGTCCGGCGGCGGGCACGACGCGGCCATTTTCGCCAACGCGGGCGTGCCATCGGGAATGATTTTCGTACGCAACCGCCACGGTTCGCACAACCCGGAGGAAGCCCTGGACATAGCGGACTTTCTCCTTGGGGCCGAAGTCCTCTACAACCATCTTCGGGAGGAACAATGA
- a CDS encoding TRAP transporter large permease, with protein sequence MLILIILLAVLLLFAGFEMFLVLGWPALLIKSSLYASIPNPAIIQKLVGGINHTTLLAIPFFILAAHLMGSGQIARQLTNCVKLLIGRTPGGVGHTVVGGSMAFGSVSGSAPATVAAMGGMLYPEMRKSGFSEKFSLGLIVSSAETALLIPPSITFIIYGWITGTSIAKLFAGGIAVGLFLGLAFSAMVWLEAKRKGVAPSPKTSFMDKLKGIRAAGWALGMPVIILGGIYSGVFTPTEAAAVSVVYAVIVESLVYREFTWKKLFDVVEKSAISTAIIFVLLAVGGLISFFVTLGQVPTHITNFLEAVHAGPIAFLIFVNICFLIAGMFIDPNSAQLILVPPLYPVATALGVDPVHFGMIVTLNISLGMITPPFGLDIFVAASTLGKPVMTIIHGVWPFVVVNIMALLVVTYVPDLSLFIPRLIFN encoded by the coding sequence ATGCTTATTCTCATCATCCTGCTGGCGGTGCTCCTGCTCTTTGCCGGGTTCGAAATGTTCCTGGTCCTCGGCTGGCCCGCGCTGCTCATCAAATCCTCCCTGTACGCCAGCATCCCCAACCCGGCCATCATCCAGAAGCTCGTGGGCGGCATCAACCACACCACCCTTCTGGCCATTCCTTTCTTCATCCTGGCCGCCCACCTGATGGGCTCCGGCCAGATCGCCAGGCAGCTGACCAACTGCGTCAAACTGCTCATCGGGCGGACACCCGGCGGCGTCGGGCACACCGTGGTTGGAGGGTCCATGGCCTTTGGTTCCGTTTCAGGCTCCGCGCCCGCCACCGTGGCCGCCATGGGCGGGATGCTCTACCCGGAAATGCGCAAAAGCGGGTTTTCCGAGAAGTTCAGCCTGGGGCTGATCGTCTCCAGCGCCGAGACCGCCCTGCTTATTCCGCCCTCCATCACGTTCATCATCTACGGCTGGATCACGGGTACCTCCATCGCCAAGCTCTTCGCGGGCGGCATCGCCGTGGGCCTGTTCCTGGGCCTCGCCTTCTCGGCAATGGTCTGGCTGGAAGCGAAGCGCAAGGGCGTCGCCCCCAGCCCGAAGACGTCCTTCATGGATAAACTGAAGGGTATCCGGGCAGCAGGCTGGGCCCTGGGTATGCCGGTGATCATCCTGGGCGGCATCTATTCCGGCGTATTCACGCCCACCGAGGCAGCGGCTGTCAGCGTTGTCTACGCGGTGATCGTCGAGTCCCTGGTCTACCGCGAGTTCACCTGGAAAAAACTTTTCGACGTGGTGGAAAAGAGCGCCATATCCACCGCCATCATCTTCGTTCTTCTGGCCGTGGGCGGCCTGATCTCGTTCTTCGTCACCCTGGGTCAGGTGCCGACGCACATCACGAACTTTTTGGAGGCCGTCCATGCCGGTCCCATCGCCTTCCTCATCTTCGTCAACATCTGCTTCCTCATCGCGGGCATGTTCATCGACCCCAACTCCGCGCAGCTCATCCTGGTGCCGCCCCTTTACCCCGTGGCCACGGCTCTGGGCGTGGACCCCGTGCACTTCGGCATGATCGTCACCCTGAACATCAGCCTGGGCATGATCACCCCGCCCTTCGGCCTGGACATCTTCGTGGCCGCTTCCACGCTGGGCAAGCCGGTCATGACCATCATCCATGGCGTATGGCCTTTCGTGGTCGTGAACATCATGGCCCTGCTCGTGGTCACGTACGTGCCGGATCTGTCCCTGTTCATTCCCAGGCTCATTTTCAACTAA
- a CDS encoding Nif11-like leader peptide family natural product precursor — translation MSKKEVERLLIAGGEDKNVKTKYNAISTKEAFVETAKEDGYDFTVEELDEVLQENGDDFTRTGNPPARMIWWT, via the coding sequence ATGTCCAAGAAAGAAGTGGAACGTCTGCTGATCGCAGGCGGAGAGGATAAGAACGTCAAGACCAAATACAATGCCATTTCCACCAAGGAAGCCTTTGTCGAAACGGCCAAAGAGGACGGCTACGACTTCACGGTCGAAGAGCTGGACGAAGTGCTTCAGGAGAACGGCGATGATTTCACCCGGACCGGCAACCCGCCGGCGCGCATGATCTGGTGGACCTAG
- a CDS encoding orotate phosphoribosyltransferase → MFPSTFPSRELMAEMTAKMLLEIKAVHFQADKPYMFTSGLASPVYIDCRKLISYPRIRNTLMDFCVSILLREVGFEQFDAVAGGETAGIPFAAWIADKMNIPMQYVRKKPKGFGRDAQIEGDITEGQRVLLVEDLTTDGGSKIKFCEALRKAGAQVTDAMVVFYYDMFKETRDNLLHHDLRLHWLATWWDVLDVCKNNNYFDTKTLGEVEAFLNEPLVWSGNHGGSTEIAK, encoded by the coding sequence ATGTTTCCGAGCACCTTTCCCAGCAGGGAACTGATGGCCGAAATGACGGCGAAGATGCTGCTTGAAATCAAGGCAGTGCATTTCCAGGCCGACAAGCCCTACATGTTCACGTCCGGCCTGGCGAGCCCCGTGTACATTGACTGCCGCAAGCTGATTTCCTATCCGCGCATCCGCAATACGCTGATGGACTTCTGCGTCTCCATACTCCTGCGCGAAGTCGGTTTCGAGCAGTTCGACGCTGTTGCCGGTGGCGAGACCGCAGGCATCCCCTTTGCGGCCTGGATCGCCGACAAGATGAACATCCCCATGCAGTACGTCCGCAAAAAACCCAAAGGATTCGGCCGTGACGCCCAGATCGAAGGCGACATCACAGAAGGGCAGCGCGTCCTCCTCGTTGAGGACCTGACCACGGACGGCGGCAGCAAGATCAAATTTTGCGAGGCCCTCAGGAAGGCCGGAGCACAGGTCACGGACGCCATGGTCGTCTTCTACTACGACATGTTCAAGGAAACCCGTGACAACCTGCTGCATCACGACCTGCGTCTCCACTGGCTCGCCACGTGGTGGGACGTTTTGGATGTCTGCAAGAACAACAACTACTTCGACACCAAGACTCTCGGCGAGGTCGAAGCCTTCCTGAACGAACCCCTGGTCTGGTCCGGCAACCACGGCGGATCGACCGAAATTGCTAAGTAA